From the genome of Schaalia odontolytica:
ATCTTGTGGTGCCCGGAGCCTTCGGTCGCCTCCTCGCGGCGGGACCACGCTCGATGATGTTCCTGGCCGGCGCCTGCGCGCTCATCGGGGGATGGGCCGGATTTGGCGTTTCCCTCCTGCGTGCGCCGCGCCCGCTCTCCCCGCAGGCGTGCGTCGCCATGGGGGTCCTCGTCTGCTTCGCTGCCGCGTGCGCCATCCGCGAGATCCGCGCCCGGCGCGCCCACGCGGTCGGAGCCGCGCGTGAAACGTCGCGTGAAACGACCGTGACCGCCGGGGGAGGGGAGGCCTCGTGATTGCCAGCCTCCTCCTGTACCCCGCGCTTCACGTGACGATCATCGGGGCCCTGGGCGGCCTCGTCGGTGCCTTCGCCTACCTGGACCGACGCATCTTCTTCGCCGAATCCGTCACGCACGGCACGTTCCCGGGCGCGGTTCTCGGCGTCGTCATTGCCGCCGCCCTTGGCTTTGGGCACTCCGGCATGTCGGCGGCGCTCTACGTTGGAGCGTTCCTGGGGACCATCCCGCTCGTCGCCCTCATGCGCAGGCTCGCCACGATCCCGGGTATCTCCAGCCAAGGCGCAGCCGGCATCGTGCTGACCGCCGGTTTTGCTTCCGGTTACTTCCTGGCGACCTGGTTCAAGCCCCTGCCCCTCGCGGTCAACTCCTTCCTGACAGGCTCCGTCATGACGGTCTCGCCCGCCGACGTCGCCTGGGCGGGTGGAGTGCTCGTGGTCGCTCTGCTTGTCGTGACGTTGGGTGGGCGCCACCTGATCGCCCACTGTTTCGATCCCGCCAACCCCGCCGCCGCCTCGCGCGCCGGGCGTCACGAGCTCGTCATCCTCGGCCTCATCCTCGCCTCAGTCACCGTGGCGATCCCCGCAGTCGGCACGATCCTGTCGATCGCGCTCATTGCCGCGCCGGCCGCGGCGCTCGCGCCTCTCGTGCGCAGCTCGCGCGCCTTCCTCGTCGGCTGCCCTCTGTTGGGGGCGCTCCTCGGAATCGTCGGTCTCGCGGTCGCCGTCCCCGCGCGCCTGAGCGCAGGCGGAACCATCGCGCTCCTGTGCGCCGCGTGCGTCCTCGCCTCGCGCGTCCCCCAATGGGTGGCGGGCGCGAGGCGGACGCGCCGTGCGCGCGCAGGAAACCAGTGAGACGATACGGGCATGGAAGCAGCGACCGACACGACCAACGCCCCCGAGGCTGCCTCGACGTCCAAGGACGCTCGCGCGCAGGAACCCTACCGCCAGGAGGCGGGGACCATCCTGCTGGCCGCCACCCCGATCGGGGACGTGCGTGACGCCTCGCCCCGCGTCGTCGCCGCGCTTCAAGGAGCGGACATTGTCGCCGCCGAGGACAC
Proteins encoded in this window:
- a CDS encoding metal ABC transporter permease produces the protein MIASLLLYPALHVTIIGALGGLVGAFAYLDRRIFFAESVTHGTFPGAVLGVVIAAALGFGHSGMSAALYVGAFLGTIPLVALMRRLATIPGISSQGAAGIVLTAGFASGYFLATWFKPLPLAVNSFLTGSVMTVSPADVAWAGGVLVVALLVVTLGGRHLIAHCFDPANPAAASRAGRHELVILGLILASVTVAIPAVGTILSIALIAAPAAALAPLVRSSRAFLVGCPLLGALLGIVGLAVAVPARLSAGGTIALLCAACVLASRVPQWVAGARRTRRARAGNQ